One Patescibacteria group bacterium DNA segment encodes these proteins:
- the rplO gene encoding 50S ribosomal protein L15, with the protein MSLGLHNLKPAAGSRKNRKRVGRGNASGHGTYSGRGIKGQRSRTGGRNKLKLKGFKRQIQQVPKKRGFKSYKPKMETVNLRDLELKFSAGAVIDPQKLVEANLIKDTKKGVKILGDGKLSKKLTVRADAFSKSAESGIVEAGGTIELISKEKTK; encoded by the coding sequence ATGTCATTAGGATTGCATAATTTAAAACCAGCAGCAGGTTCTCGAAAAAATAGAAAACGCGTGGGTCGGGGCAATGCCTCGGGTCACGGGACTTATAGCGGGAGAGGAATTAAGGGTCAACGGTCCCGTACTGGCGGCAGGAACAAGTTGAAATTAAAAGGCTTTAAACGGCAAATTCAACAAGTACCCAAGAAGCGGGGTTTTAAGTCGTATAAACCCAAGATGGAAACCGTGAATTTGCGGGATTTGGAATTGAAATTTAGTGCTGGTGCCGTGATTGACCCCCAAAAATTAGTAGAAGCAAACTTGATTAAAGATACTAAAAAAGGCGTCAAGATTTTAGGTGACGGGAAATTGAGTAAAAAGTTGACCGTGAGAGCCGATGCCTTTTCTAAAAGCGCGGAAAGTGGTATAGTGGAGGCGGGAGGGACGATTGAACTTATTAGCAAAGAAAAGACAAAATAA
- the rpsE gene encoding 30S ribosomal protein S5, producing the protein MARGNYNKKREPKEEKEFEQQLVDIARVTRVKAGGKRLSFRALVVIGDKKGRVGAGVGKGADVAIAVDKAVVKAKKNLINVPMIEGTIPHEITEKFKASVVLIKPTKQARGIIAGGPVRVVLELAGLENVISKMKGSHNKINNVWATINGLRKLRKPKISEYKKSDGKEDVLSNNSNKDSNNSNEARKNKDNDKVRNVKGKEK; encoded by the coding sequence ATGGCTAGAGGAAACTACAATAAAAAACGAGAACCCAAAGAAGAAAAGGAGTTTGAACAGCAATTGGTTGATATTGCTCGAGTGACCCGGGTGAAAGCCGGCGGTAAAAGGTTATCTTTTAGGGCCCTTGTTGTTATTGGCGATAAAAAGGGACGAGTGGGGGCCGGTGTTGGTAAGGGCGCGGATGTGGCGATTGCTGTTGATAAGGCGGTGGTTAAAGCCAAGAAAAATTTGATTAATGTGCCAATGATTGAAGGCACTATTCCCCACGAAATTACAGAAAAATTTAAAGCTTCAGTGGTCCTGATAAAACCCACCAAACAAGCTCGGGGTATTATTGCCGGCGGCCCAGTCCGAGTGGTTTTAGAATTAGCTGGCTTGGAAAATGTTATTAGTAAGATGAAGGGCTCACATAATAAAATTAATAATGTTTGGGCAACGATTAATGGACTTCGGAAATTGCGGAAGCCGAAGATTAGTGAATATAAAAAGTCAGACGGGAAAGAAGATGTCCTCTCAAATAACTCCAATAAAGACTCTAATAACTCAAATGAAGCAAGAAAGAATAAAGATAATGATAAGGTTAGAAATGTAAAAGGTAAAGAGAAATAA
- a CDS encoding 50S ribosomal protein L18, giving the protein MNKQKVKLSKKLRRKQRVRAKVFGTAKRPRFSVFRSLKGIYAQLIDDASGKTLVSASDKENQEIKKSPFGLELTLRSQAQGQGMAERKNQKNNKDGVLGGKVGVAYAIGELIAKKAVKKGIKQVVFDRGSYKYHGRVKALAEGARKGGLKI; this is encoded by the coding sequence ATGAATAAGCAAAAAGTAAAATTGAGTAAAAAGTTGCGAAGAAAGCAGCGAGTGCGGGCTAAGGTTTTTGGTACAGCAAAAAGGCCCCGGTTTTCAGTTTTTCGGAGTTTGAAGGGGATTTACGCTCAGCTTATTGATGATGCGAGTGGTAAGACTTTGGTGAGTGCGAGTGATAAAGAAAATCAAGAAATCAAAAAATCACCATTCGGCCTCGAGCTCACCCTTCGGTCCCAAGCTCAAGGTCAAGGGATGGCCGAGAGGAAAAATCAAAAAAACAATAAAGACGGAGTTTTGGGTGGTAAAGTGGGCGTGGCTTATGCGATTGGAGAATTGATTGCGAAAAAGGCAGTGAAAAAGGGAATTAAGCAAGTGGTTTTTGATCGGGGTTCATATAAATATCATGGACGGGTGAAGGCCTTGGCAGAAGGGGCGAGGAAGGGCGGATTAAAGATTTAA